A genomic segment from Paenibacillus sp. FSL K6-1096 encodes:
- the trxB gene encoding thioredoxin-disulfide reductase — translation MYKSIIVGTGPAGLTAAIYLARANLNPLVIEGPQPGGQLTTTTEIENFPGFPEGILGPDLMDNMRKQAERFGAQFVTGWVNSVELGERPFKLNVEGMGTLVTDTLIISTGATAKYLGIPGEQDNVGRGVSTCATCDGFFFRGKEIVVVGGGDSALEEAGFLTRFASKVTLVHRRDELRASKIMQDRVRDNAKVSWALNRTPVEVIAGDKGVTGLKVVNNETGEEEFIEASGVFVAVGHHPNTAFLGGQITTDANGYIVSNPGTSETNIPGVFACGDVQDTRYRQAITAAGSGCMAAMDAEKYIESLEHSAVMM, via the coding sequence AATTGTCGGTACCGGACCGGCCGGATTGACAGCTGCTATATACTTGGCCCGGGCCAACCTGAACCCGCTCGTAATCGAAGGTCCGCAGCCTGGCGGACAGCTTACCACGACAACCGAGATCGAGAACTTCCCGGGATTCCCGGAGGGTATTCTTGGCCCCGATCTGATGGATAATATGCGCAAGCAGGCTGAGCGCTTCGGCGCACAGTTCGTGACCGGCTGGGTGAACAGTGTAGAGCTTGGCGAACGTCCGTTCAAGCTGAACGTGGAAGGCATGGGCACACTGGTGACGGACACCCTGATTATCTCTACCGGCGCAACGGCGAAGTACCTCGGTATTCCCGGCGAGCAGGACAATGTCGGACGCGGAGTCAGCACATGCGCGACCTGTGACGGGTTCTTTTTCCGGGGCAAAGAGATTGTGGTGGTCGGCGGCGGCGATTCCGCGCTGGAGGAAGCTGGCTTCCTGACCCGGTTCGCTTCCAAGGTAACGCTGGTGCACCGCCGTGATGAGCTGCGGGCCTCCAAGATTATGCAGGACCGTGTCCGCGATAATGCCAAGGTGTCCTGGGCGCTGAACCGTACCCCTGTAGAGGTCATTGCCGGCGACAAGGGCGTAACCGGTCTGAAGGTGGTCAACAACGAGACGGGCGAGGAAGAGTTCATTGAAGCGAGCGGCGTATTTGTTGCCGTGGGCCATCATCCCAACACAGCGTTCCTCGGCGGACAGATCACAACGGATGCGAACGGCTATATCGTATCGAATCCCGGAACCTCCGAGACCAATATCCCTGGTGTATTTGCTTGCGGCGACGTGCAGGATACCCGTTACAGACAGGCAATTACGGCAGCAGGCAGCGGCTGTATGGCGGCTATGGATGCCGAGAAATATATCGAGAGTCTGGAGCACAGCGCAGTCATGATGTAA